CAGGATACGACAGACAGCCAAACCTACAGGCCGCCGCCCACGCATCCCTTCTCAGAATATTAACTTGTCAATGAGCGTTTGCTTGAGGTTTCCCCCAGGCTTTCCCCACAACCGCCGGGCCGTTTCGTTGGCCCCGCACCGTGGCGAGGCCGGGGTTATAGGCGGCTGGTTCCGACCTGTCAAACGGTTTATTGCAGATTTTTTCCGATCGTTTCGTTACGCCCGGAAAACCCCCCTTATAGAAAGACTTCAGCCTCGTGCACGGCCTGACATTACCTACCGGGCCTTTCCCGGATAGTGAAACAGGTCGCCCTTCCCGCCGGAACTGCCGGTGGGGGGGAACGGCCCTTGGGGGAACTGCCCTTGGGGGGAACTGTTCACGGGTACCTGTTCGTGGGTACCTGTTCGTGGGTACTGGCGGGGATGCTGCGGCAGACCCCTCACGCATCGCTCCATCTATCACGAGGAAGCCCTTGTTTCATAAGGATAGCCCGTTGACTTCCCGTGCTGAAACCCGCATCGTTGTGCCTGATTCCATACAAACGGTGGGGGATGGCGGCCAGCAGGGCCGGCATCGCAACGGCTAAAGCGAAAGATGGGGGGCACGCATGCGGGCCGATGGCATGGCATGAGGGGACGGATTCTGGCCGTGATCGCGACGGCGGCGGTGCTCGGGATCGGCTATTTCGCGCAGGATCTGGCCGCGCGCGATGCGCAGCCGTCCCCGCGCGACGCGTATCCGGTCACGCAGCGGCCGCAGGTCGCAGCCACGCCGAGCTTCCCCGCAGCCGCCCAGGTGGGCACCCAGGCAGCCACCCCGGCTGAGCGCACCGCTTCGCGCGGTTCCAGCGCCGAGCAGGCGCGCGACTGGACCTGGCTCAGCCGCTGGTTCGGCGACGGTGACAATGCCAGTCGGCCGGGCGGTTTCGCCGAGCGTGAGCTTGACCCCAGCACCTATGCCCATCTCGCCTCCACCCGCCTGCCCGAGGGTGTGGTCGCCGCGCTACAGCGCGCGCCCACCGAACAGGTGGTGACGGTAAAGCGCGGCGACACGCTGATGAAGCTGCTGGTCGATGCTGGCATCGAGCGCGGCGAGGCGCATCAGGCGATTGAGGGGCTGAGCAGCGTCTACGATCCGCGCCAGCTACGCCCCGGCCAGGACATCACCCTGACCTTCCTGCCGCCGGCCAGCCTGAAGCTGCCGCTGGAGATCGAGATCGAGCGCAAGAGCGCGCTGCTCGGCCTCGCGCTGCAGCCCGATGTGGCGCGCGAGGTGCAGGTGCGCCGCGACGGCAATGGCGGTTTCGCCGCCGAACAGATCGAATTCCCGCTTCAGACGGTGACCGTGCTGCGCGGCGGACGCATCAATTCCAGCCTGTACGAGACCGCCATCGATGCCGGCATCCCGATCGCCGCACTGTGGGAAATGGTGCGGGCCTTCAGCTTCGATGTCGATTTCCAGCGCGACATCCAGCCCGGCGACCGCTTCGACATATTGTTCGAGGAGCTGCGCAACGAGGCGGGCGACGTGGTGAACACCGGCGCCGTGCACTATGCCAGCATGACGCTGTCCGGGAAGACCATGCCGATCTACCGCTTCGAGCCGCGGCCCGGCGAGTTCGACTTCTACGATCCGCGCGGCGAATCGGTGCGCAAGGCCCTGCTGCGCACGCCGATCGACGGTGCCCGCCTGTCCTCCGGCTACGGCATGCGCCGACACCCGGTCCTCGGCTATGGCAAAATGCATCGCGGCATCGATTTCGCCGCCCCCACCGGCACGCCGATCATGGCGGCCGGCAGCGGCACAGTCGCCAAGGCGCAATGGTTCGGCGCCTACGGCCGCTATGTCAGCATCCGCCACAACAGCGAATTCTCCACCGCCTATGCGCATATGAGCCGCATCGCCCCGGGCATCAAGCCGGGCGGACGGGTGCAGCAGGGCCAGGTGATCGGCTATGTCGGCACCACCGGCCGCTCGACCGGACCGCATCTGCATTACGAAGTGCTGAAGGGCGGCGGCCAGGTGAATCCGATGAATGTGAAATTCCCGGCCGGCGAGAAGCTGGAGGGAAAGGATTTCGCCCGCTTCCAGAAGGAACGGCAGGGTGTGGAGCGGCAGATCGCCGACCTCCGGCGCGAGATGCAGGTGGCGTCGCGCCCCGGATCCGCCTCTGGTTCGGCAAAAGCGGCCTGCCGCGAGGAAAAGCCCGACATCTGCTGAGCCGGAAATCTCCAGAACAAGAAACCAGCGACGAGGAAACGGGCATGTATCTTCTCTATGGCGGTCCCGGCAATGCCAATCTGGCGCCGCACGCGGCGCTGCAGGAAGCCGGGCTGGCCGAGGGGACGGACTACCGCTTCGTGAAGCTGGACCTGAAGGCCGGCGACAACCGCAAGCCCGACTATCTGAAGCTGAACCCGCATGGCGTGGTGCCGGCACTGGTGATCGAGCAGCCGGGCAGCAGCCGGGTGATCTGCGAATCGGCGGCGATCCTGATGCACATCGCCGATCTTTTCCCGCAAGCCGGCCTGGCACCCGCGCCGGGCAGCGCCGAACGCGCCGCGTACTATCAATGGATCACCTACCTGACCAACACGGTGCAGGCGCGCTTCATGAATTTCTACCATGCCGATTATTTCATCGATGGCGAAGCCGGGCAGGCGGCGGTGAAGGCGAAGGCCGACACCGCGCTGAAGGAGCATTTCGCCTATATCGACGGCAAGCTGTCGGCCGCCGGCCCCTACCTGCTGGGCGAGGCGTTCAGCGCCGCCGATCTGTACCTGTTCATGCTGACGCGCTGGGGCCGCAACCTCTCCCGTCCGGCGCGCGACTTCCCGCAAGTGGGCAAGCATTTCGAGCGCGTGCTGGCCCGCGCCGCCGTGCGCCGCACGCTGGCCATCGAAGGCATCAGCTAGGGCTTCAGCGCCAGCCGTTCCAGCACGGCGGTGGCGCGGTCGCGCTCCTCCATATTGCCGACAATCCGGCGGATCAACGCCTCGGCCTCACACTGGAAAAGCTCGCGGGCGATGCGGGCGATCATCGTGCGCCCGTCCATGGCGGCAAAGCGCCGCCCCTCCGCCCGCACATTTGTGAAGGCGACCGGCACACCGTCCGGCGCCAGCGCCCCGGTGAGCGCCAGATAGGCCGGCGCGTCGGACAGACCGCCGGAGAGATCGCAGGCCACACAGCCGGGCAAAGGCAGCAGCCGGTAGCGCGGCGTCGCCGCCGCCAACCCCTCCGAACGGTCCATGATCGCGCGCTGCGCCTCGGTCAGCCACGTGACATGCACCCGCACCCGCGTCCCGGGCGAGGGGTGCAGCGTCGCCGGTAGCGCGCCATAGAGTGCGAACTGCGCCGAGAACACCACGTCATAGCCGGTGAGCCAGACCGGCGTGACCGGCAGCTCGCCATCGGCACCCTGGCCCTCGCGGCCGAACTTGCGCAGCAGCTGCGCCGGCGCGCGGTTGGAGCCATGCGCCAGCACCGGCGCGCGGCCGGCAAGATCGTAGCCATCGGGCAGCGGCACGGCCTCGCCGGCGCGGAACAGATAGGCGCCGTCCGGTGCCGCATAGGGATAATCGAAGGCGCGGGCGAGAAGCTCCGCCTCATCCGGCGCGCCCAGAACCACACTCATGAGAAAAGCCTACAGCCGCTCAATGCGGAAGCGGGCGTTACAATCATCCACCGTGGACCAGGCCTTTTCCTGCCAGGCCTTCTTGGCCTGCTCATAGGCGTCGAACGGGCCGTGCCGCTCCTCCGGCCCGCCATTTGCCATCTGGGTGAAGCTGGTGTCGGTATAGATGCCTCCGACCACCCAATAGGCGCGGCCATCCTCCTCGATGATGCGGAAGCGCATATGGGCGTCATCCACATTGGCCCAGGTGCGGTTGGCCCATTCCTTCTTCGCCAGTTCGTAATTGTCGAACGGGCCGAAGCGCTGCTCCTCGCCGCGCGCCAGCTCGTTGAAGGAGGTGTCCTTGTACTCGCCGCCGACCACCCAGTATTTCGCCATGGCAGGCTCTCCTGATTTTCGCGGAAAGATGGCGCGTTTGTAGCGAAAATGCCGCGCTGCGGCAAGGGAGGGGTGGTTTCTGCCAGGCGGCATGCGATTGAAGAGACCCGAGGCCATTTGGGCGGACGGTTGCTTTTCGTAAAAACCCAACATCAGAACAGGACAGATTCAATAAAGTTACCCAAAAACTGGCCCCAATCATTCGGTTATTTTTTTGATTTTATCAAATAATCAAGAAACCGAACCAGGGTATTTTCCTTACTTTCGTTTCTTCAGAAAACACAGGCGCCGAAATCTTGATCCACCCGTGACACGGGGCCATATATACATTCTGCTGAATCAGAAAAGGCTGGCCTCCCGGTCACATTGCCGCCGGCCTGTCCATAGGGAGCCACACGATGAGCACCCGTACCACTCAGACCATCGTCCATTTTTCTTCTGCCTTCCAGCTGCCCGACTTCGAGGCGTCGCAGCCGGCCGGCGACTACCGTGTCGATCATGATGAGGAAGCGATCGAGGGCGTCTCCTATACGGCCTGGCGCCGTACCGGTGCCTTCATCCACCTGCCGGCAATCGGGGTCCAGGGGCCGAAGCACCAGATGGTCCCGATCGACACAGCCGATCTCGAGGCCGCCCTGCGATGGGACACCGCCCAGCCGCAAGCCGCGCTGATGCCGGAAACCGGCCCGGCAGCGGCGCGAATGCCCTGAACGCGTAGCGAGAACGCAGAACCGACACGTCCCCTTTCAAAAAGGATATCAAGCCATGGCCAAAGCACAAAAGCGCAGCAATCGCGAAGCCAAGAAGCCCAAGCAGGCAAAGGCCGCGCCGAAGCCTGAGGGTACATTCGCCAATCAGATAAAGCCCGACAACAACACCAGCGGCCCCGGCAAGCGCAAGAACTGAACGCTTCTTGCCCTGCCCCGAAGCCAAGACGATCAGCCAGGAGGCTCTTCAGCATGAATACCGGCACCAGGACCAATGGCAAGCAACCGGCCAAAACCGCGGTGGCGGTCTGGGAAAATGAAGGTGGCGCCCCCGCCAATGCGGGGGCCAATGCGGGAGGATGGGACTTGACCGGTCTCACGCGGGCGACGGCAAGCGACCGGATGCTGCCGCTGCATCGCTTCACGCCGCCGCCCCGGATGGAGCAGGCGGGCGGACGGTGACGATCTCCTTCCCTAATCCCAGCCGCAGCTTCGACGTCAACCG
This window of the Oceanibaculum nanhaiense genome carries:
- a CDS encoding M23 family metallopeptidase, with the translated sequence MRGRILAVIATAAVLGIGYFAQDLAARDAQPSPRDAYPVTQRPQVAATPSFPAAAQVGTQAATPAERTASRGSSAEQARDWTWLSRWFGDGDNASRPGGFAERELDPSTYAHLASTRLPEGVVAALQRAPTEQVVTVKRGDTLMKLLVDAGIERGEAHQAIEGLSSVYDPRQLRPGQDITLTFLPPASLKLPLEIEIERKSALLGLALQPDVAREVQVRRDGNGGFAAEQIEFPLQTVTVLRGGRINSSLYETAIDAGIPIAALWEMVRAFSFDVDFQRDIQPGDRFDILFEELRNEAGDVVNTGAVHYASMTLSGKTMPIYRFEPRPGEFDFYDPRGESVRKALLRTPIDGARLSSGYGMRRHPVLGYGKMHRGIDFAAPTGTPIMAAGSGTVAKAQWFGAYGRYVSIRHNSEFSTAYAHMSRIAPGIKPGGRVQQGQVIGYVGTTGRSTGPHLHYEVLKGGGQVNPMNVKFPAGEKLEGKDFARFQKERQGVERQIADLRREMQVASRPGSASGSAKAACREEKPDIC
- a CDS encoding DUF4170 domain-containing protein, which codes for MAKYWVVGGEYKDTSFNELARGEEQRFGPFDNYELAKKEWANRTWANVDDAHMRFRIIEEDGRAYWVVGGIYTDTSFTQMANGGPEERHGPFDAYEQAKKAWQEKAWSTVDDCNARFRIERL
- a CDS encoding glutathione S-transferase family protein, which translates into the protein MYLLYGGPGNANLAPHAALQEAGLAEGTDYRFVKLDLKAGDNRKPDYLKLNPHGVVPALVIEQPGSSRVICESAAILMHIADLFPQAGLAPAPGSAERAAYYQWITYLTNTVQARFMNFYHADYFIDGEAGQAAVKAKADTALKEHFAYIDGKLSAAGPYLLGEAFSAADLYLFMLTRWGRNLSRPARDFPQVGKHFERVLARAAVRRTLAIEGIS